From Strix uralensis isolate ZFMK-TIS-50842 chromosome 1, bStrUra1, whole genome shotgun sequence, a single genomic window includes:
- the LOC141939969 gene encoding uncharacterized protein LOC141939969, whose translation MVMYGLHELAVLEQMFVNGERNEALIIQQRWFVTHTPLSVPQVISCGPDSKACSGIFQGLLQQLALIICPLIGCWLKVLRECLAVVRESCSRKADAGTLHTTHMACNDLCRPCGPTPLANSCNEPCVRQCEDSRVVIQPSTVVVTLPGPILSSFPQSTAVGSSSSAAVGSALSAQGVPVSSGGFGFGYGYGYGLGGLGCFGGRGGCYPC comes from the exons ATGGTCATGTACGGCCTGCACGAGCTGGCCGTGCTTGAGCA GATGTTTGTCAACGGGGAGCGGaatgaagccctcataatccaaCAGAGATGGTTTGTGACCCATACACCACTCAGTGTCCCCCAAGTTATCAGTTGTGGACCCGATAGCAAG GCATGTTCTGGAATCTTccaggggctcctgcagcagctggcactTATTATCTGCCCCCTGATTGGCTGTTGGCTGAAGGTGCTGAGGGAGTGCCTGGCTGTGGTGAGGGAAAGCTGCAGCCGCAAGGCTGATGCTG ggaccctccacaccacacacatggcctgcaacgatctctgccgcccctgcggacccaccccgctggctaacagctgcaacgagccctgtgtcaggcagtgcgaggactcccgtgtcgtcatccagccttccaccgtggtggtcaccctgccaggacccatcctcagctccttcccccagagcaccgccgtcggatcctcctcctcagctgccgtgggcagcgccctcagcgcccagggagtgcccgtctcctccggcggctttggctttggctacggctacggctacggcttgggaggcctgggctgcttcggtggcagaggaggctgctacccctgctaa
- the LOC141935103 gene encoding feather keratin 1-like: MACYDLCRPCGPTPLANSCNEPCVRQCEDSRVVIQPPAVLVTLPGPILSSFPQSTAVGSSSSAAVGSALSAQGVPVSSGGFGFGYGYGLGGLGCFGGRRGCYPC; encoded by the coding sequence atggcctgctacgatctctgccgcccctgcggacccaccccgctggctaacagctgcaacgagccctgtgtcaggcagtgcgaggactcccgtgtcgtcatccagcctccCGCCGtgctggtcaccctgccaggacccatcctcagctccttcccccagagcaccgccgtcggatcctcctcctcggctgccgtgggcagcgccctcagcgcccagggagtgcccgtctcctccggcggctttggctttggctacggctacggcttgggaggcctgggctgcttcggtggcagaagaggctgctacccctgctaa
- the LOC141935068 gene encoding feather keratin 1-like gives MACYDLCRPCGPTPLANSCNEPCVTQCEDSRVVIQPPAVLVTLPGPILTSFPQSTAVGSSSSAAVGSALSAQGVPVSSGGFGYGYGLGGLGCFGGRRGCYPC, from the coding sequence atggcctgctacgatctctgccgcccctgcggacccaccccgctggctaacagctgcaacgagccctgtgtcacccaaTGTGAGGACTCCCGTGTTGTCATCCAGCCTCCCGCCGtgctggtcaccctgccaggacccatcctcacctccttcccccagagcaccgccgtcggatcctcctcctcggctgccgtgggcagcgccctcagcgcccagggagtgcccgtctcctccggtggctttggctacggctacggcttgggaggcctgggctgcttcggtggcagaagaggctgctacccctgctaa
- the LOC141935074 gene encoding feather keratin 1-like: MACYDLCRPCGPTPLANSCNEPCVTQCEDSRVVIQPPAVLVTLPGPILSSFPQSTAVGSSSSAAVGSALSAQGVPVSSGGFGYGYGLGGLGCFGGRRGCYPC; this comes from the coding sequence atggcctgctacgatctctgccgcccctgcggacccaccccgctggctaacagctgcaacgagccctgtgtcacccaaTGTGAGGACTCCCGTGTTGTCATCCAGCCTCCCGCCGtgctggtcaccctgccaggacccatcctcagctccttcccccagagcaccgccgtcggatcctcctcctcggctgccgtgggcagcgccctcagcgcccagggagtgcccgtctcctccggtggctttggctacggctacggcttgggaggcctgggctgcttcggtggcagaagaggctgctacccctgctaa